The Rhodanobacter sp. LX-99 genome segment GAAGGTCGTCAAGGCCGTCGAGGCCAAGGACAAGGCTGCCGCCGTCGCCGCGTTCGCCGCCGCCCAGCCGGTGATGGACCGCTACGCCGCCCGCGGCCTGATCCACAAGAACAAGGCCGCCCGCCACAAGAGCCGCCTCAACGCGAAGATCCGCGAACTGGCGTAAGCCGGGGCGCGATTCGAGTTGACGAAAAGCCGGCGCAAGCCGGCTTTTTCATGCCCGCCCCACGCGACGCCGGATGGCGTCACTGCCGCGGCCGGAACTCCAGCGGCATCGGCTCCGTCCGCGCCGCCGCCGGCGGCTTCGGGCCGCAGGCGCCGCAGGTGCTGCAGCCATCGCTGCAATCGCCGGTCGCCTCTTTCGGCTGCAGGCGACGGCCCAACGCGCGCACCCACGCGGCGCGCCCGGGGCGGCTGCAGCGGATCGACGCGGCCGCCAGCCAGCGGTTGGCGAGCTTCGGTGCCAGCTTGCGGAACACGATCAGCACGCTGGCCAGCACGACCAGGCCGACCACCACGTACTGCAGCAGCAGGCCGGTACTCATGCCAGCATCCTCGCCACCTGGTAGACGATGAACGACGCGGCGTAGGCCATCACGAACATGTAGCCGAACGAGATCGCCACGTTGCGCCAGGAATCGGTTTCGCGCTTGATGATCGCCAGCGTGGACATGCACTGCGGCGCATACGCGAACCACACCAGCAGCGACAGCGCGCTGGCCAGCGGGATCTGCCCGGCCAGCGCATGGCCCAGCCCGCCGGCCGCCTCGCCGCCGACCAGGTAGACGGTGGCCAGCGCCGCCACCGCCGTTTCGCGCGCGGCAAACGCCGGGATCAGCGCCAGGCTGATCTGCCAGTTGAAGCCGATCGGCGCGAAGACATACTGCAACGCCCGGCCGATGTAGCCGGCGAAGCTGTACTCGATCGCCGGCTGGGTCGCGCCCTCCGGCGCGCCCGGGAAGGTGGAGAGGAACCACATCAGCACGGTCAGGCCGAGGATCACGCCGGTCAGCCGCTTCAGGAAGATCATGCCGCGCTCGTACAGGCCGATCGCCACGTCGCGCAGCTTGGGCATGCGGTACGACGGCAGCTCCATCAGCAGCGCGTGCTCGCTCTTGTCGCGGCGGATGTGTTTCATCACCCAGCCCACCAGCATCGCGCCGAGGATGCCGGCCAGGTACAGCGCGAACAGCACCACGCCCTGCAGGTTGAACACGCCGAACACGTAGCGGATCGGTATGAAGGCACCGATCAGCAGTGCGTACACCGGCAGCCGCGCCGAGCAGGTCATCAGCGGCGCGATCAGGATCGTGGCCAACCGGTCGCGCGGATCCTGGATGCTGCGCGTGCCCATGATGCCGGGGATCGCGCAGGCGAAGCTCGACAGCAGCGGAATGAACGAGCGCCCGGTCAGCCCCACCGACAGCATCAGCCGGTCGAGCAGGAACGCCGCGCGCGGCAGGTAGCCGGACTCCTCCAGCACGATGATGAACAGGAACAGCACCAGGATTTCCGGCAGAAAACCCAGCACCGTGCCGAGGCCGCCGAACAGGCCGTCGTTGACCAGGCTCTGCAGCGGCCCGGCCGGCATCCATGCGGCAACGTGCCCGCCCAGCCAGCCGAAGCCGTCGCCGATGGCGTCGGTCATCGGCTTGCCGATCGAGTACACCGCCTGGAATACCAGGAACATCACCACCGCCAGGATGGCCAGTCCGAACACCGGATGCAGGGTCCAGCGGTCCAGCGCATCGTCGAGTTCCGCGGTGGCGCGCGGCATCGTCACCGTTGCCGCCAGCAATTCACGCACCTGCGCGTGCAGGTCGGCGCGGCCGGCCGCGTCGCCCACCTGCGCCGGCGCCGCCGGCGGCACCTCGCCGTCGACCCGTTCGATCAGTCCCCGCGCGCCGCCGCGTTTCACCGCGACGGTTTCCACCACCGGCAGGTCCAGCCGGCGCTGCAGCTCCGGCACGTCGATGACGATGCCGCGCTGGCGCGCGGTGTCCATCATGTTCAGCGCCAGCACCACCGGCCGGCCGAGGCGCTTGACCTCCAGCACGAAGCGCAGGTGCAGGCGCAGGTTGGTCGCGTCGGCGACGCAGACGATCAGGTCCGGCGGCACCTCGCCCGGGTAGTTGCCGGCGCAGACATCGTGGGTGATCTGCTCGTCCGGGCTGTTCGCGTCGAGGCTGTAGGCGCCCGGCAGGTCGAGGATCTGCAGTACACGGCCCGACGGCGCGGTGAAGCGGCCTTCCTTGCGCTCCACCGTGACGCCGGCGTAGTTCGCCACCTTCTGCCGGCCGCCGGTGAGCAGGTTGAATAGGGCCGTCTTGCCGCAGTTCGGGTTGCCCACCAGGGCGATGCGCAGGGTCGAAGCGCTCATGCCGCCACCCCGGTCCGCACGCTGATCCGGGCCGCCTCGGCGCGACGCAGGGCAAAGCGGGTGAAACCGATCTGGATCAGCAGCGGGTCGCCGCCCATCGGCCCCACCGCCACCACACGCACCGGCTCGCCGTCGACGAAGCCCAGGTCGCGCAGGCGCTGCGCGATCGGGTCGGCCGCGTGCGCATCGTCGACGCGGTCGACCACGGCAGGGGCACCCTTGGGCAAATCGGACAGACGCACAGGCTGGATTCTCAAATAAGAATAGTTCGCATTATAGACCTAGACTCGGCCCGCTGCACCACGCCCGGTTTATCATCGCGTTATTTGCCACAGGCACGACCGATGACCGATTCCATCCTGAGCGAGCGTCGCGGCACGGTCGCCTGGCTCACCCTGAACCGCCCGCAAATCCACAACGCGTTCGACGACACGCTGATCGCCGCGCTCACCGACGCGCTGGCGGCCGCCGACGCTGACCCGGCCGTGCGCGCCGTGGTGCTGAGCGGCAACGGCAGTTGTTTCTCGGCCGGCGCCGACCTGAACTGGATGCGCGGCATGGCCGGCGCCAGCGAGCAGGAAAACCGCGAGGACTCGCTGCGCCTGGCGCGGCTGATGCGCCACCTGCAGTTCCTGTCCAAACCGACCATCGCCCGTGTCAACGGCGCCGCCTACGGTGGCGGCGTGGGCCTGGTCGCCTGCTGCGACATCGCGGTCGGCGTGGACACCGCCAAGTTCGCGCTGTCGGAAGTGAAGCTGGGCCTGGTGCCGGCGGTGATCTCGCCGTACGTGATCGCCGCGATCGGCCTGCGCGAGGCGCGCCGGCTGTTCATCACCGGCGAGGTGTTCGACGCCGCCACCGCGGCACGCATCGGCCTGCTGCATGCGGTGGTATCCGCCAGCGAGCTGGACGAAGCGATCGAGCGCCAGCTGTATCTGCTCGCCAAGGCCGGCCCGCTGGCCCAGCGCGAAGCGAAACAGCTGGCGTTGCGCATCGGCGGCATCGACCCGGCACAGGCCGAGCGCATCGACGGCGCCAACGCCGAACTGATCGCCCGCCTGCGCGTGTCGCCGGAAGGCCAGCACGGCCTGGGCGCCTTCCTCGACAAGCGTGCGCCGGCGTGGGTCGGCCAGGCCAAGTAGGTTCCGCCATGCTGCGCCGCGCAGCGGCGGCAACATCCCGATCTGCTAGCTTTGACGGCTTTGCATCGACACGAACGGTTCCAGGGATTCCGCATGTTCGAACGCGTACTGATAGCCAACCGCGGCGAGATCGCCTGCCGCGTGATCCGCACCTGCCGCCGCCTCGGCATCCACGCCATCGCGGTGTATTCGGAAGCCGACCGCGACGCGCAACACGTGCGGCTGGCCGACGAGGCGTGGCCGATCGGCGGCCCGCGTCCGGCCGATTCGTACCTGCGCGGCGATGCGATCCTCGAGGTGGCGAAGCGAACCGGCGCGCAGGCGATCCATCCCGGCTATGGCTTCCTCTCGGAGAACACCGATTTCGCCCGCATGTGTACCGACGCCGGCATCGCCTTCATCGGGCCGCGCCCGGAAAGCATCGACGCGATGGGTTCCAAGGCCGCCGCCAAGGCGCTGATGGAACAGCACGCGGTGCCGCTGGTGCCGGGCTACCACGGCGCCGACCAGGACGCCGCCCACCTCGCCGAGCAGGCCGCCAGAACCGGCTTCCCGCTGATGATCAAGCCGGCCGCCGGCGGCGGCGGCAAGGGCATGCGCATCGTGCGCAGCGCGAGCGAATTCGCCGACGCGCTGGCCTCGGCGCAGCGCGAAGCCGCCAGTTCCTTCGGCGATGCGCGGATGATCCTGGAGCGCTACGTCGAGCACCCGCGGCACATCGAGTTCCAGGTGTTCGGCGACACCCACGGCAACGTGATCCACCTCAACGAACGCGAATGCTCGGCCCAGCGCCGCTACCAGAAGGTGCTGGAGGAAACCCCCTCGCCGTTCCTCGACGACGCCCGCCGCCGGGCAATGGGCGCAGCCGCCGTCGCCGCCGCAAAGGCGGTGAACTACGTCGGCGCCGGCACGGTGGAATTCATCGTGGCGCGGCAGGCCGATGGAAGTCCGGGCGAATTCTTCTTCATGGAGATG includes the following:
- a CDS encoding enoyl-CoA hydratase-related protein — protein: MTDSILSERRGTVAWLTLNRPQIHNAFDDTLIAALTDALAAADADPAVRAVVLSGNGSCFSAGADLNWMRGMAGASEQENREDSLRLARLMRHLQFLSKPTIARVNGAAYGGGVGLVACCDIAVGVDTAKFALSEVKLGLVPAVISPYVIAAIGLREARRLFITGEVFDAATAARIGLLHAVVSASELDEAIERQLYLLAKAGPLAQREAKQLALRIGGIDPAQAERIDGANAELIARLRVSPEGQHGLGAFLDKRAPAWVGQAK
- a CDS encoding FeoA family protein, translated to MRLSDLPKGAPAVVDRVDDAHAADPIAQRLRDLGFVDGEPVRVVAVGPMGGDPLLIQIGFTRFALRRAEAARISVRTGVAA
- a CDS encoding ferrous iron transporter B, yielding MSASTLRIALVGNPNCGKTALFNLLTGGRQKVANYAGVTVERKEGRFTAPSGRVLQILDLPGAYSLDANSPDEQITHDVCAGNYPGEVPPDLIVCVADATNLRLHLRFVLEVKRLGRPVVLALNMMDTARQRGIVIDVPELQRRLDLPVVETVAVKRGGARGLIERVDGEVPPAAPAQVGDAAGRADLHAQVRELLAATVTMPRATAELDDALDRWTLHPVFGLAILAVVMFLVFQAVYSIGKPMTDAIGDGFGWLGGHVAAWMPAGPLQSLVNDGLFGGLGTVLGFLPEILVLFLFIIVLEESGYLPRAAFLLDRLMLSVGLTGRSFIPLLSSFACAIPGIMGTRSIQDPRDRLATILIAPLMTCSARLPVYALLIGAFIPIRYVFGVFNLQGVVLFALYLAGILGAMLVGWVMKHIRRDKSEHALLMELPSYRMPKLRDVAIGLYERGMIFLKRLTGVILGLTVLMWFLSTFPGAPEGATQPAIEYSFAGYIGRALQYVFAPIGFNWQISLALIPAFAARETAVAALATVYLVGGEAAGGLGHALAGQIPLASALSLLVWFAYAPQCMSTLAIIKRETDSWRNVAISFGYMFVMAYAASFIVYQVARMLA
- a CDS encoding DUF6587 family protein; its protein translation is MSTGLLLQYVVVGLVVLASVLIVFRKLAPKLANRWLAAASIRCSRPGRAAWVRALGRRLQPKEATGDCSDGCSTCGACGPKPPAAARTEPMPLEFRPRQ
- the rpsT gene encoding 30S ribosomal protein S20, producing MANIKSAKKRARQSEQRRLRNISARSMVRTALKKVVKAVEAKDKAAAVAAFAAAQPVMDRYAARGLIHKNKAARHKSRLNAKIRELA